From a region of the Deinococcus misasensis DSM 22328 genome:
- a CDS encoding cyclase family protein, with translation MIDITRKLHSGFPTWPGDTECSFEMVAKISEGSSVNVGRLVTTTHLGTHLDAPLHYSDAGSPLGEIPLEVLIGPCLVLDARGHKVLPVSLLDGLEAFPERVAFFTGEPSEWTTFPTDFSHFDPALIDLLGQKGVKLLVTDAPSVDHLTSKDLPAHQACLRNQILILEGVDLNGVDFKTYELVCLPLNLQEADAAPARAILRDTL, from the coding sequence ATGATTGACATCACCCGAAAACTGCACAGTGGTTTTCCCACCTGGCCCGGTGACACGGAGTGCTCCTTTGAAATGGTGGCCAAGATTTCTGAAGGGTCCAGTGTCAATGTGGGCCGTCTGGTCACCACCACCCACCTCGGGACCCATCTGGATGCCCCTTTGCACTACAGCGATGCAGGATCTCCATTGGGCGAAATCCCTCTGGAGGTCCTGATCGGTCCCTGTCTGGTGCTGGATGCCAGAGGCCACAAAGTCTTGCCTGTTTCTTTGCTGGATGGTCTTGAAGCCTTTCCAGAGCGGGTGGCTTTTTTCACTGGCGAGCCCTCTGAATGGACCACTTTTCCCACGGACTTCAGCCATTTTGATCCTGCTTTGATTGATCTGCTTGGGCAAAAAGGGGTGAAATTGCTGGTCACAGATGCGCCCAGTGTGGACCACCTGACCTCCAAAGACCTGCCTGCCCATCAGGCCTGCTTGCGAAACCAGATCCTGATTCTGGAAGGGGTGGACCTGAACGGCGTGGACTTCAAAACCTACGAACTGGTCTGTCTTCCCCTGAATCTGCAAGAAGCCGATGCTGCTCCCGCTCGGGCCATTTTGCGTGATACCCTCTGA
- a CDS encoding glycoside hydrolase family 5 protein — protein sequence MRPTFSRAKLLTLSFSGLLAITACSQTPGPVVDAKQNAVQAQAVTGGFKVANGKLVDANGVPFIFQGINHPHAWYTYTTNTAIPAMRDKGANSVRLVLSSGCRGWYKAPASEVTQLIELAKSKSMVTVLEVHDTTGYGEDGAACTLDNAVNYWLEIKDALVGQEAYAIVNIGNEPYGNSNTGNWAPATKAAIQKLRTNGIKNTIMIDGPNWGQDWSNTMRAEAASIFNADVDKNLIFSIHMYEVYNTASRVNEYIDAFATAGLPLVVGEFANTHKGQFVDAATIMSSSKAKVNGYIGWSWSGNSGGVEALDMVNSFNASSPTTWGNMIFADLATSKVATVFDGPLNKTPTVAISSPTEGQSFASGSTVNVTATASDTDGTVSKVDFYVDGVLKLSDTTAPYTYAATGLTAGAHAIRAVATDNGGASSSVTRNITIQANAAPTLSVSTPTEGQNFATGTTVNVSATATDSDGVAKVEFFVDGVLKATSTLAPYSYAATGLTSGAHTVRVVATDTKGAASTVTRNITVGTVNTPPTLSVTSPTEGQSFAAGASINMAATATDSDGVARVDFYIDGVLKLSDTTAPY from the coding sequence ATGCGCCCAACCTTCTCCAGAGCAAAACTGTTGACCCTGTCCTTCAGTGGCCTGTTGGCCATCACCGCTTGCAGCCAAACCCCAGGCCCAGTGGTGGATGCCAAACAAAACGCTGTGCAAGCCCAGGCTGTCACTGGCGGATTCAAAGTGGCAAACGGCAAACTGGTGGATGCCAACGGCGTGCCCTTCATTTTTCAGGGCATCAACCATCCCCATGCGTGGTACACCTACACCACCAACACTGCCATTCCTGCCATGCGTGACAAAGGGGCCAACAGTGTGCGTCTGGTGCTCAGCAGTGGTTGCCGTGGATGGTACAAAGCCCCCGCCAGCGAAGTCACGCAGCTGATTGAACTGGCCAAATCCAAGAGCATGGTCACTGTCCTTGAAGTGCACGACACCACCGGCTATGGCGAAGACGGAGCAGCCTGCACCCTCGACAATGCCGTCAATTACTGGCTGGAAATCAAAGATGCTCTGGTGGGTCAAGAAGCCTATGCCATCGTCAACATCGGCAACGAACCTTACGGCAACAGCAACACCGGCAACTGGGCACCTGCCACCAAAGCCGCCATCCAGAAACTGCGCACCAACGGCATCAAAAACACCATCATGATCGACGGACCCAACTGGGGTCAGGACTGGTCCAACACCATGCGCGCAGAAGCCGCATCCATTTTCAATGCCGATGTGGACAAAAACCTGATTTTCTCCATCCACATGTACGAGGTCTACAACACTGCCTCCAGAGTGAATGAGTACATTGATGCCTTTGCAACCGCAGGTTTGCCTCTGGTGGTGGGTGAGTTTGCCAACACCCACAAAGGCCAGTTTGTGGACGCAGCCACCATCATGAGCAGTTCCAAGGCCAAAGTGAACGGCTACATCGGCTGGTCCTGGTCTGGCAACAGCGGCGGTGTGGAGGCTCTGGACATGGTCAACAGCTTCAATGCCAGCAGCCCGACCACTTGGGGCAACATGATCTTCGCTGACCTTGCCACCTCCAAGGTTGCAACCGTGTTTGATGGTCCACTCAACAAAACCCCCACAGTGGCGATCAGCAGTCCCACCGAAGGCCAGAGTTTCGCCTCGGGCAGCACTGTGAATGTGACCGCCACTGCAAGTGACACCGACGGCACCGTCAGCAAAGTCGACTTCTATGTCGATGGTGTCCTCAAACTCTCCGACACCACCGCCCCCTACACCTACGCTGCCACCGGCCTCACCGCAGGGGCACACGCCATCCGTGCAGTTGCCACCGACAACGGCGGAGCTTCCAGCAGCGTCACCCGCAACATCACCATTCAGGCCAACGCTGCCCCCACCCTCAGCGTTTCTACCCCCACCGAAGGTCAGAACTTCGCCACGGGAACCACCGTCAATGTCTCCGCCACCGCCACCGACAGTGACGGCGTCGCCAAAGTCGAGTTCTTCGTGGATGGCGTGCTCAAAGCCACCTCCACCCTGGCACCTTACAGTTACGCTGCCACCGGCCTCACCTCTGGAGCCCACACCGTGCGGGTGGTCGCCACCGACACCAAAGGTGCAGCCAGCACCGTCACCCGCAACATCACCGTGGGCACCGTGAACACACCCCCCACCCTGAGTGTCACGAGCCCCACCGAAGGCCAGAGTTTTGCTGCAGGAGCAAGCATCAACATGGCTGCGACAGCCACGGACAGCGATGGGGTGGCGCGGGTGGACTTCTACATCGATGGGGTGCTCAAGCTTTCTGACACCACTGCACCTTACAG